One segment of Proteus appendicitidis DNA contains the following:
- a CDS encoding bifunctional acetate--CoA ligase family protein/GNAT family N-acetyltransferase → MSQRGLEALLRPKSIAVIGASEKLGRAGTTMMKNLLSGGFNGPVFPINPSRGSVSGVFTYPSIDKLPQVPDLAIICTHHRRNLELLKQLGGSGCKAVIVLSAQPEQFQPIKLLCQQYHIRLLGPNSLGLLAPWQGLNASFSPLPVKKGKLAFISQSAAVANTILDWAYYRNIGFSYFIALGDNQDIQVDDLLDFLARDSKTSAILLHLEHIKDARRFMSASRSASRNKPILVIKSGRTQKAQLLLGDTPSYDVAYDAAFQRAGLLRVQDTHEMFSAVETLSYMTPLKGERLMIMSNGSAPAAMAVDELFLHSGKLAQLTDETKQKLQSVIQEENAIRNPLNLGDDTTVDRYILALNCLLDSHDHDALLLIHTPSAIAPSIETAQRVIEAINKHPRRKWLTVFTNWGGEYSSQQSRKLFSEAGIPTYRTPEGAVTAFMHMVEYRRNQKQLKETPALPLDIKMNTQQAHHCIEEALKNKQYRLDTHQVQPIMEAYGFNTLPTWIAHNAQEAVNIAEKIGYPVALKLRSPDIPHKSEVQGVMLYLRDSTEVSSAAHAIIERVTELYPQAQIQGLLVQSMANRAGSQELRVAIEQDPIFGPLIVLGEGGVEWQIETKAAVALPPLNMALARYLVINAIKSGKIQPRSALQPLNILSLSHFLVQVSHLLLDCPQIVRLDIHPLLVSGNDFTLLDVAMELAPLQGDPHQRLSIRPYPNELEETFFLRDNNPCFIRPILPEDEPLLKTFINQVTKEDLYYRYFSEISEFTHDDLANMTQIDYDREMAFVAIRDPEERPEIIGVARAMADPDNQHAEFAILVRSDLKGNTLGHQLMTKLINYTREHGIKRLTAITMPENRNMISLAKKLGFSVEVQFDEGIVNLDLQLGSSKDSPML, encoded by the coding sequence ATGAGCCAACGAGGTCTTGAAGCACTATTACGCCCTAAATCGATTGCTGTGATCGGTGCCTCTGAAAAATTAGGTCGAGCAGGAACCACCATGATGAAAAATTTGCTCAGTGGTGGATTTAATGGCCCAGTGTTTCCGATTAATCCCTCTCGTGGCTCTGTCTCTGGTGTTTTCACTTATCCTTCTATTGATAAATTACCTCAAGTTCCTGATCTCGCAATTATTTGTACACATCATCGCCGCAACCTTGAGCTACTAAAACAATTAGGTGGATCAGGTTGCAAAGCCGTGATTGTACTTTCTGCACAACCGGAACAATTCCAGCCAATAAAATTACTTTGTCAGCAATATCATATCCGTTTACTTGGCCCCAATAGTTTAGGGCTTTTAGCACCGTGGCAAGGATTAAATGCTAGCTTTTCCCCTCTTCCAGTTAAAAAAGGAAAATTAGCTTTTATTTCGCAATCAGCAGCTGTCGCCAACACAATTTTAGATTGGGCTTATTATCGTAATATCGGTTTTTCCTACTTTATTGCGTTAGGTGATAATCAAGATATCCAAGTCGATGATTTATTGGATTTTTTAGCAAGAGACAGCAAAACTAGTGCTATTTTATTGCATCTTGAACATATAAAAGACGCACGACGTTTTATGTCAGCATCTCGTAGTGCTTCGCGCAACAAACCGATTCTGGTGATAAAAAGTGGTCGTACTCAAAAAGCTCAACTGTTATTGGGCGATACACCGAGTTATGACGTGGCTTATGATGCCGCTTTTCAACGTGCGGGTTTATTGCGAGTACAAGATACTCATGAAATGTTTTCTGCGGTTGAAACACTTAGCTATATGACGCCTTTAAAAGGTGAAAGATTAATGATTATGAGCAATGGCTCTGCACCTGCTGCGATGGCAGTTGATGAGCTATTTTTGCATTCAGGCAAGCTCGCACAACTTACAGATGAAACAAAACAAAAGCTACAAAGTGTTATTCAAGAAGAAAATGCCATTCGTAATCCGCTAAATTTAGGTGATGATACAACGGTTGATCGTTATATTTTGGCATTAAATTGTTTGTTAGATAGCCATGATCACGATGCTTTACTCCTTATTCACACACCGAGTGCTATTGCACCTAGCATTGAAACTGCACAACGAGTCATAGAAGCCATCAATAAACACCCTCGACGTAAATGGCTTACCGTATTTACTAACTGGGGCGGAGAGTATTCTTCTCAGCAATCACGCAAATTATTTAGCGAAGCCGGAATTCCAACCTATCGAACACCTGAAGGTGCTGTTACCGCATTTATGCATATGGTGGAATATCGTCGAAATCAGAAACAATTAAAAGAAACGCCAGCATTGCCTTTAGATATCAAAATGAATACGCAACAAGCACATCATTGTATTGAAGAGGCATTAAAAAATAAGCAATATCGATTAGACACACACCAAGTTCAACCAATTATGGAAGCATATGGCTTTAATACTCTTCCTACTTGGATTGCCCATAATGCTCAAGAAGCTGTCAATATTGCTGAAAAGATTGGTTATCCTGTTGCGCTAAAATTGCGTTCTCCTGATATTCCTCATAAGTCCGAAGTACAAGGCGTTATGCTTTATCTTCGAGACAGCACAGAAGTATCATCAGCGGCTCATGCGATTATAGAGCGCGTTACAGAACTCTACCCTCAAGCACAAATTCAGGGTTTATTAGTGCAAAGTATGGCAAATAGAGCTGGCTCTCAAGAGCTACGCGTTGCAATAGAGCAAGATCCTATTTTTGGCCCATTAATTGTATTAGGTGAAGGGGGAGTTGAGTGGCAAATAGAAACTAAAGCGGCAGTTGCTTTACCACCTCTTAATATGGCGCTTGCCCGTTATCTAGTTATTAATGCAATAAAAAGCGGGAAGATACAGCCTAGAAGTGCTTTACAGCCTCTAAATATATTAAGTCTAAGCCATTTTTTGGTGCAGGTTTCTCACTTACTTTTAGATTGCCCACAAATCGTCAGATTAGATATTCACCCTCTATTAGTTTCTGGTAACGATTTTACATTACTTGATGTCGCGATGGAGTTAGCACCACTACAAGGTGATCCTCATCAGAGACTCTCTATTCGTCCTTATCCCAATGAGCTAGAAGAAACCTTCTTTCTAAGAGATAACAATCCTTGCTTTATCCGGCCGATATTGCCGGAAGATGAGCCATTACTGAAAACGTTTATAAACCAAGTCACAAAAGAAGATCTTTATTATCGCTATTTTAGTGAGATCAGTGAGTTTACGCATGACGATCTCGCTAATATGACACAGATTGACTACGATCGAGAAATGGCTTTTGTTGCCATCCGTGATCCCGAAGAACGACCTGAAATCATTGGTGTTGCCCGTGCAATGGCAGATCCTGATAATCAGCATGCAGAATTTGCTATTCTTGTGCGTTCTGATTTAAAAGGAAATACTTTAGGTCATCAACTTATGACTAAACTTATCAACTATACTAGAGAACATGGCATCAAACGTTTAACCGCGATAACAATGCCTGAAAATCGCAACATGATAAGTTTAGCGAAAAAACTGGGATTTTCTGTTGAAGTGCAATTTGATGAAGGAATAGTCAATCTTGATTTACAGCTTGGATCATCAAAAGATAGCCCAATGCTATAA
- a CDS encoding tRNA/rRNA methyltransferase: MNDSYEGKNGKVKVMYVRSEDNADNKPKKPSRRPENGRGDNRDNKRGDNRDDKNRDNRRGDNRDDKNRDNRRGDNKFSRRDDRGAGKPSGRGASRNESKPSRDSEGGSFSPWKTVSRPAGEEAIKEHDGITGKSQIDPEQLRRQRLEETRIYGENACQAMFKNRPDAIVRAWFLQDVTPRFRDALKWMAANRKAYHVVEEEEMVKAARTDHHGGVCFLIKKRVGHDAETYLKNAPEHDCVLALEDVGNPHNVGAIMRSCAHFGVKGVISPDSAVLESGAAVRTAEGGAEYIQGIDADNFAQTLDKFKKAGYTLVATSSHKGSVPLSKAQLPAKMVLILGQEKDGLSESTLNQGDMSIYIGGTGHVESLNVSVASGVLLAEWWRQHQG, from the coding sequence ATGAACGATTCTTATGAAGGTAAAAACGGCAAAGTAAAAGTGATGTATGTCCGTAGTGAGGACAATGCCGATAATAAACCTAAAAAACCATCCCGCCGTCCTGAAAATGGTCGTGGTGATAACCGTGATAACAAACGCGGTGATAACCGTGACGACAAAAATCGTGATAATAGACGTGGTGATAACCGCGACGATAAAAATCGCGATAACAGACGTGGTGATAACAAATTTTCTCGTCGTGATGACCGCGGTGCAGGTAAGCCTTCAGGGCGTGGCGCATCACGTAATGAATCAAAACCTTCTCGCGATAGCGAAGGCGGAAGTTTTTCTCCATGGAAAACAGTTTCTCGCCCTGCTGGCGAAGAGGCAATTAAAGAGCACGATGGCATTACTGGTAAGAGCCAAATCGATCCTGAACAGTTGCGTCGTCAACGTTTAGAAGAAACGCGCATTTATGGTGAAAATGCATGTCAGGCTATGTTTAAAAACCGTCCTGATGCCATTGTTCGCGCTTGGTTTTTACAAGATGTGACACCACGTTTTCGTGATGCACTAAAATGGATGGCTGCAAATCGTAAAGCCTATCACGTTGTTGAAGAAGAAGAGATGGTTAAAGCCGCTCGTACCGATCACCATGGTGGCGTATGCTTCTTAATTAAAAAACGTGTTGGTCATGATGCAGAAACCTATTTAAAAAATGCGCCTGAACATGATTGCGTTTTAGCACTTGAAGATGTGGGAAATCCACATAACGTCGGTGCAATTATGCGTAGCTGTGCGCACTTTGGTGTTAAAGGGGTTATCTCTCCTGATTCTGCTGTATTAGAATCTGGTGCTGCTGTTCGTACCGCAGAAGGTGGTGCTGAATATATCCAAGGTATTGATGCTGATAACTTTGCTCAAACTTTAGATAAATTTAAAAAAGCGGGTTATACGCTGGTGGCAACATCAAGCCATAAAGGCAGTGTGCCTTTATCAAAAGCACAATTACCAGCGAAAATGGTACTTATCTTAGGTCAAGAGAAAGATGGCTTAAGTGAAAGCACATTAAATCAAGGTGATATGAGCATTTACATCGGCGGTACTGGACACGTTGAAAGCTTAAACGTCTCAGTGGCTTCTGGTGTGTTATTAGCAGAATGGTGGCGTCAGCATCAAGGCTAA
- a CDS encoding tRNA-uridine aminocarboxypropyltransferase: protein MHDNAVSRLRQYRLSISTRPFKARGFRTKRCTFCLLPEKQCLCDTIVNQPAKSQFCLLMYDTEVMKPSNTGKLIADVLPDTQAFLWSRTTPEQALLDLINTPDRQAYVVFPESYASSERVVYNQLPVNSKPPLFILLDGTWSEARKMFRKSPYLNALPLFSLNEASKCEYILRQAAREDQHCTAEVAASILENVGDIQASQQLFSHFSYFRQQYLLGKPDRSQAKEEQISYIE, encoded by the coding sequence ATGCATGACAATGCAGTCTCTCGACTTCGTCAATATCGACTTTCGATTTCAACTCGCCCGTTTAAAGCGCGAGGTTTTCGTACAAAACGTTGCACTTTTTGCTTATTACCTGAAAAACAATGTCTTTGTGACACGATTGTCAATCAACCAGCCAAAAGCCAATTTTGTTTATTGATGTATGATACTGAAGTGATGAAACCAAGTAATACGGGGAAATTAATTGCCGATGTATTACCAGACACGCAGGCCTTTTTATGGTCTCGAACCACTCCAGAACAGGCTTTACTTGATTTAATCAATACACCAGATAGACAAGCTTATGTTGTATTCCCTGAAAGCTATGCATCAAGTGAGCGTGTTGTATACAACCAACTCCCTGTAAATAGCAAACCACCTTTGTTTATCCTCCTTGATGGCACTTGGAGCGAAGCACGCAAAATGTTTCGCAAAAGCCCTTATCTCAATGCATTGCCCCTATTTTCTTTAAATGAGGCAAGTAAATGTGAGTACATACTTCGCCAAGCAGCAAGAGAAGACCAACATTGTACAGCAGAAGTTGCGGCTTCTATTTTAGAGAATGTTGGTGATATTCAAGCCTCACAACAACTTTTTTCTCATTTTAGTTACTTTCGTCAACAATATTTACTTGGAAAACCAGACCGGAGTCAGGCAAAAGAAGAGCAAATCAGCTACATTGAATAG
- the emrB gene encoding multidrug efflux MFS transporter permease subunit EmrB, producing MIKEPLQGGRLALMTIALALATFMQVLDSTIANVAIPTIAGNLGASNSQGTWVITSFGVANAISIPITGWLAKRIGEVRLFMWSTALFALTSWLCGISQSLEMLIFFRVLQGLVAGPLIPLSQSLLLNNYPPAKRNMALALWSVTIVVAPILGPILGGYISDNYHWGWIFFINVPFGVLIIMCISNTLAGRETKTEIKPIDTIGLVLLVVGIGALQIMLDQGKELDWFNSTEIIVLTIVAVVALSFLIVWELTDDHPVIDLSLFKSRNFTIGCVTLSLAYMIYFGTIVLLPLLLQEVFGYTATWAGLASASVGLLPLIITPIIGKFGGKVDLRYIISFSFIMFSVCFYWRAYTFEPGMDFATVAWPQFWQGLAVACFFMPLTTMTLSGLPPEKMASASSLSNFLRTLAGAIGASLTTTIWTQRESLHHETFVEKINPLDPDSQMAYQQMNDLGLSNEQASAYLAKTITEQGLIISANEIFWLAAGIFLIMMIVVWFAKPPFSPGK from the coding sequence GTGATAAAAGAGCCATTACAAGGAGGAAGACTTGCCTTAATGACCATCGCCCTTGCGTTGGCAACCTTTATGCAAGTTCTCGATTCTACAATCGCTAACGTAGCCATTCCAACTATTGCAGGAAACTTAGGTGCCTCTAACTCACAGGGGACCTGGGTTATTACCTCTTTTGGTGTGGCGAATGCTATTTCTATCCCAATTACAGGTTGGTTAGCAAAACGTATTGGTGAAGTTCGACTCTTTATGTGGTCAACAGCACTTTTTGCGTTAACTTCTTGGCTTTGTGGTATTTCGCAAAGTCTTGAAATGCTTATTTTTTTTCGTGTGCTTCAAGGTTTAGTCGCAGGGCCGCTTATTCCTTTATCACAAAGTTTGTTATTGAATAACTATCCACCAGCAAAACGAAACATGGCACTTGCACTATGGTCAGTGACTATTGTTGTTGCTCCGATTTTAGGGCCTATCTTAGGTGGCTACATCAGCGATAACTACCATTGGGGATGGATATTCTTTATCAACGTTCCATTTGGTGTATTGATTATTATGTGTATATCAAACACCTTAGCTGGACGTGAAACAAAAACTGAAATTAAGCCAATAGATACCATTGGTCTTGTTTTACTCGTCGTGGGTATAGGTGCTTTGCAAATCATGCTCGATCAGGGTAAAGAGCTAGATTGGTTTAATTCGACAGAAATCATAGTCCTCACCATTGTGGCAGTGGTTGCACTGAGCTTCTTAATTGTTTGGGAGTTAACAGACGATCATCCAGTGATAGACCTTTCACTCTTTAAGAGTCGAAACTTTACCATTGGTTGCGTCACGCTCAGCCTCGCCTATATGATCTATTTTGGTACTATTGTTTTACTGCCACTGCTTTTACAAGAAGTCTTTGGCTATACAGCAACATGGGCTGGATTAGCATCAGCATCAGTCGGTTTATTGCCGTTAATTATCACACCGATTATAGGTAAGTTTGGTGGTAAAGTGGATTTACGCTATATCATTAGCTTTAGCTTTATTATGTTTTCTGTGTGTTTTTATTGGCGAGCTTATACCTTTGAACCGGGAATGGACTTTGCCACTGTGGCATGGCCTCAATTTTGGCAAGGTTTAGCCGTTGCATGTTTCTTTATGCCATTAACGACAATGACATTATCTGGGTTACCACCAGAAAAAATGGCATCGGCGTCAAGTCTTTCGAACTTCCTAAGAACATTGGCAGGGGCAATTGGCGCATCGTTAACCACAACAATTTGGACACAAAGAGAATCACTTCACCATGAAACCTTTGTAGAAAAAATTAATCCACTTGATCCTGATTCGCAAATGGCGTACCAACAAATGAATGATCTCGGTCTTTCAAATGAACAAGCGTCAGCGTATTTAGCTAAGACTATTACAGAACAGGGATTAATTATTTCAGCCAATGAGATTTTTTGGTTAGCGGCAGGTATTTTCCTTATCATGATGATCGTGGTTTGGTTTGCTAAACCGCCATTCTCACCAGGAAAATAA
- the emrA gene encoding multidrug efflux MFS transporter periplasmic adaptor subunit EmrA translates to MSVNEENTPPQAPIRNKKRTRRNVLLLLTTLFIVAGVAYTAYWFMVLRHHETTDNAYVTGNQIMVMPQISGSVTTVYVDNTDFVKAGEPLVLLDSSDEKLALEKAKTALANSVRQMHQQIINGRQLKANIVLRETELTKLQNDLRRREVLGERNVIGKEELQHAREAVSTARAALEVAREQYNANQAIILNTPIAKQPSVLQASTDVRNAWLALERTKILSPTDGYVSRRSVQVGAQVSPGKPLMAVVPVTGMWIDANFKETQLANMRIGQPAKITTDFYGKKVIYHGTVLGLDMGTGSAFSLLPAQNASGNWIKVVQRLPVRISLDEKELAEKPLRIGLSSEVTVDTINLDGKVLSHSERQAPAYHTDALTIDMSEINKLINEIIEQNAGQ, encoded by the coding sequence ATGAGTGTTAATGAGGAAAATACCCCCCCTCAGGCCCCCATTCGCAATAAAAAACGAACTCGCCGAAATGTTCTACTGTTGCTAACTACTCTATTTATTGTTGCTGGCGTAGCTTATACAGCTTATTGGTTTATGGTGTTAAGACATCATGAAACCACGGATAATGCTTATGTCACTGGCAATCAAATCATGGTGATGCCACAGATTTCTGGTTCTGTTACCACCGTTTATGTGGATAACACCGATTTTGTAAAAGCGGGTGAACCCTTAGTTTTATTAGATTCAAGTGATGAAAAACTGGCATTAGAAAAAGCAAAAACAGCATTAGCTAATAGTGTTCGCCAAATGCATCAGCAAATCATCAATGGCCGCCAATTAAAAGCAAACATCGTTTTACGCGAAACAGAGCTGACTAAATTACAAAATGACCTTCGTCGCCGTGAAGTTTTAGGCGAGCGCAATGTTATTGGTAAAGAAGAACTTCAACACGCCAGAGAAGCAGTTTCTACTGCAAGAGCAGCTTTAGAAGTTGCAAGAGAGCAATATAATGCTAATCAGGCAATTATCTTAAATACACCAATTGCAAAACAACCCTCTGTTTTACAAGCATCAACTGATGTTCGTAATGCATGGCTTGCCTTAGAACGGACTAAAATTCTAAGCCCTACAGATGGCTATGTTTCGCGTCGTAGCGTTCAAGTTGGCGCACAAGTCTCGCCGGGTAAACCGTTAATGGCCGTTGTTCCTGTAACGGGTATGTGGATTGATGCCAATTTTAAAGAAACCCAGCTCGCCAATATGCGTATTGGCCAACCGGCAAAGATCACAACTGACTTTTACGGCAAAAAAGTCATTTATCACGGCACTGTATTAGGTTTAGATATGGGAACAGGCAGTGCTTTCTCATTATTACCTGCGCAAAATGCCAGTGGTAACTGGATAAAAGTTGTTCAACGCTTACCGGTTCGTATTTCATTAGATGAAAAGGAATTAGCGGAAAAACCACTGCGTATTGGTCTTTCTTCTGAAGTGACTGTCGATACGATTAATCTTGATGGAAAAGTATTATCACACAGCGAACGCCAAGCACCTGCTTACCATACTGATGCTTTAACAATTGATATGTCAGAGATTAATAAACTGATCAATGAAATCATTGAACAAAATGCAGGACAATAA
- the pssA gene encoding CDP-diacylglycerol--serine O-phosphatidyltransferase, with protein sequence MLSKLKLAKHQQHLAQLPKLAQSVADVETLYQTSAFRSTLLKYIAQAKKEIFITALYLEHDEAGEEILDALYSAKQQRPELSITVIVDWHRAQRGRIGVSTDATNADWYYHVAQQHPDIEIPIYGIPVNTREALGVLHLKGFIFDDTVIYSGASINNVYLHKLDKYRYDRYHIIQNSELASTMKQFIVTDLLQSEAIQRLDIKDRVRCAEIKNCIRQFRFNLRTRDGYDIKANASNNELAVTPLMGLGKKNLLNKTISHLMASTEEKLVICTPYFNLPAILVRQISHLLRNGKQVEIIIGDKTANDFYIPPEEPFKIIGALPYLYEINLRKFTQRFQRFIDNEQLTIRLWKDSDNTYHLKGIWVDDSWQLITGNNLNPRAWGLDLENAILIHDPKHELHEQRHSELACIRQHTIVVKHYQDLESIKLYPLKVKKLIKRLRRIRVDRLISRIL encoded by the coding sequence ATGTTGTCTAAACTAAAACTTGCTAAGCATCAACAACACCTTGCACAACTGCCTAAATTAGCTCAGTCAGTTGCTGATGTTGAAACGCTTTATCAGACGTCCGCGTTTCGCAGCACCTTATTGAAATACATTGCTCAAGCCAAAAAAGAGATCTTTATTACAGCTCTTTACCTAGAGCACGATGAGGCTGGTGAAGAGATCCTTGATGCGCTTTACAGCGCAAAACAACAACGTCCTGAATTATCCATTACCGTTATTGTTGACTGGCACCGTGCTCAACGTGGGCGTATTGGTGTCTCTACTGATGCAACGAATGCAGATTGGTACTACCATGTTGCACAACAACACCCTGATATCGAGATCCCTATTTACGGCATTCCCGTAAACACTCGTGAAGCATTAGGTGTATTACACCTTAAAGGCTTTATCTTTGATGATACGGTTATCTATAGTGGCGCAAGTATTAATAATGTTTACTTGCACAAGCTGGATAAATATCGTTATGACAGATATCACATTATCCAAAATAGCGAATTAGCCTCCACAATGAAGCAATTTATTGTGACTGATCTTTTACAATCAGAAGCAATTCAACGATTGGATATCAAAGATAGAGTTCGTTGTGCCGAAATTAAAAACTGTATTCGTCAATTTCGTTTCAATTTACGCACTCGTGATGGCTATGATATTAAAGCCAATGCTTCTAACAACGAGCTGGCAGTAACACCTTTAATGGGTTTAGGTAAGAAAAATCTTTTAAATAAGACAATTTCTCACCTTATGGCTTCTACTGAAGAAAAGCTTGTTATTTGTACACCTTATTTTAATTTACCAGCGATCCTTGTTCGTCAAATCAGTCATTTATTAAGAAATGGCAAACAAGTCGAAATTATTATTGGTGATAAAACAGCAAATGACTTTTATATTCCACCGGAAGAGCCATTTAAAATAATTGGTGCGTTACCTTATCTTTATGAAATAAATCTGCGTAAATTTACCCAACGTTTCCAACGCTTTATTGATAATGAGCAATTAACAATAAGACTTTGGAAAGACAGTGATAATACCTATCACCTAAAAGGCATTTGGGTTGATGATAGCTGGCAATTAATTACTGGTAATAATCTTAATCCACGTGCATGGGGATTAGATTTAGAAAATGCCATATTAATTCATGATCCTAAACATGAATTACATGAGCAACGACACAGTGAGTTAGCGTGTATTCGCCAACATACTATTGTCGTAAAACATTACCAAGATCTAGAAAGTATTAAGCTTTATCCTCTGAAAGTGAAAAAATTGATCAAACGATTACGACGTATTCGTGTTGATAGATTAATTAGTCGTATACTTTAA
- the mprA gene encoding transcriptional repressor MprA, which produces MESSFTPTEELLNTRATQQKSLNKDIPYQEILLTRLSMHVQSKLLESRNNMLKSQGINETLFMALMILDTTENRSIQPSELSAALGSSRTNATRIADELEKQGWIERRESHNDRRCLHLHLTDAGEEFLNSLLPPQHQCLKQIWSVLDQSEQRQLETLMRKLLLQLDTLAENGCEKK; this is translated from the coding sequence ATGGAAAGCTCATTTACGCCAACAGAAGAATTACTAAACACTCGCGCTACACAACAGAAATCGCTTAACAAAGATATTCCTTATCAAGAAATATTGTTAACCCGCCTTTCTATGCATGTTCAAAGCAAACTTCTTGAAAGTCGTAATAATATGTTGAAGTCTCAGGGTATTAACGAGACATTATTTATGGCACTAATGATTTTAGATACGACAGAAAATCGTAGTATTCAACCATCAGAATTAAGTGCAGCTTTAGGCTCTTCAAGAACCAATGCAACACGTATTGCTGATGAACTTGAAAAGCAAGGTTGGATTGAACGTCGTGAAAGTCATAATGACCGCCGTTGTTTACATCTCCATTTAACTGATGCCGGTGAAGAGTTTTTAAATAGCTTATTACCACCGCAACATCAGTGTTTAAAACAAATCTGGTCTGTATTAGATCAATCTGAACAAAGACAGCTTGAAACACTAATGCGTAAGTTATTATTACAATTAGATACTTTGGCTGAAAACGGTTGTGAGAAGAAGTAA
- a CDS encoding MFS transporter: MEHTAPQTSLSKGLILLMAVATGMVVASNYYAQPLLDSIANYFHISATLAGFIVTTAQLSYAVGLMLLVPLGDIFERRSLIITMTLISASGLLITAMAPNIWVMLIGTALSGMFAVVAQILIPFAATLAAPHQRGKAVGTIMSGLLLGILLARTASGLMASFTNWQGIFWVASIFLAILAITLWRCLPTYKSKTDLNYFQLLGSIFKLFATTPVLRTRSLVGALIFAHFGLLWTSMAFLLASDPFNYSDAVIGLFGLVGAAGALMAGKAGVLVDKGKGKKTTTVGLILLFLSWGFIIIAPYYHWVGLISFIIGVVLLDLAVQGVHVTNQSTIYRILPDARNRLTAAYMTSYFIGGALGSLLSGYAYHQYGWTGVSIAGLVIGVIGLIVWFLGYKNDPIIHAE, encoded by the coding sequence ATGGAACACACCGCACCACAAACATCGCTAAGCAAAGGTCTTATTTTACTTATGGCGGTTGCCACAGGTATGGTTGTTGCCAGTAACTACTACGCACAACCTCTACTTGATTCAATCGCAAACTATTTCCACATATCGGCTACTTTGGCAGGATTTATTGTCACCACCGCGCAATTAAGTTATGCCGTAGGGCTAATGTTGTTAGTGCCTCTTGGCGATATTTTTGAACGTCGCTCGCTCATTATTACCATGACATTAATTTCAGCGAGTGGTCTATTAATTACCGCTATGGCGCCTAATATTTGGGTGATGTTAATCGGAACTGCGCTCTCAGGTATGTTCGCCGTTGTGGCTCAAATCCTTATTCCTTTTGCTGCAACACTTGCCGCACCACACCAAAGAGGAAAGGCCGTCGGAACTATTATGAGTGGTCTGTTACTCGGGATCTTACTGGCGAGAACCGCATCTGGATTAATGGCGTCATTTACCAATTGGCAGGGTATTTTCTGGGTAGCGAGTATTTTTCTGGCGATTTTGGCTATCACTTTATGGCGCTGTTTGCCCACTTATAAAAGTAAAACCGACTTAAATTATTTCCAATTACTCGGTTCTATTTTCAAATTATTTGCAACAACACCCGTATTAAGAACTCGTTCATTAGTTGGTGCGCTTATTTTTGCTCACTTTGGTTTATTGTGGACCTCAATGGCATTTTTATTGGCTTCTGATCCTTTTAATTACTCGGATGCTGTGATTGGTTTATTTGGACTTGTAGGTGCTGCTGGTGCATTAATGGCGGGTAAAGCGGGTGTATTAGTTGATAAAGGAAAAGGCAAGAAAACCACCACGGTGGGATTAATTCTTCTCTTTCTTTCTTGGGGCTTTATCATTATTGCACCTTATTATCACTGGGTTGGGCTAATCAGCTTTATCATTGGCGTTGTCCTACTAGACTTAGCTGTTCAAGGGGTTCATGTCACCAATCAGAGCACCATATACCGCATTTTACCTGATGCTAGAAACCGCCTGACTGCCGCCTATATGACAAGCTATTTTATTGGTGGTGCATTAGGATCTTTACTATCAGGCTATGCTTATCATCAATATGGATGGACCGGTGTTTCTATCGCAGGATTAGTCATTGGTGTTATCGGTCTTATTGTTTGGTTTTTAGGTTATAAAAATGATCCAATAATTCATGCCGAGTAA